The Oncorhynchus masou masou isolate Uvic2021 chromosome 31, UVic_Omas_1.1, whole genome shotgun sequence genome includes a region encoding these proteins:
- the LOC135524006 gene encoding tax1-binding protein 1 homolog isoform X2, producing the protein MESFETAANMELSTNFSQVVFQEIPNSYVSNVALTCCYTLTAAIQPNPRDWVGIFKVGWSTTKDYHTFVWVEPSLDLIGLEPVRKQVLFTELIRLLIVPCGMLTRSSSMAVRSCWILAGPGTRVDPEHPKYAQMGDISAYYLPKDDSAFYQFCYVDSHGQVRGASTPFCFKTPGEQGTDCSLENDLLVIITQEKVEQREREKEELVMELGKLKEQNETLRSALKEQQQEIDHLKLSNEELYQADGNTENARKHEELTQNTKLMDDLHRGQEEEVEKSEREKEELTMELGQLKEQNETLTCALKEQKQEIDHLKESKKELVQLVSKLEQQQENTREHEELAQNAKSLDESQRGQESLTPICEKYERALIKIKQLKKEREVLRGKVEVQSVEISQLSPRLKESERESHRLKAHIQLLQEDLQSSKKEKKCSALKEQQQEESKEELLRVVSKLEQQQQNTREHEELAQNAKSMGESQRGQESLTTICEKYEQALIKIKQLKKEREELKGKIEVQSVEIAPLSPRLKESEQESHKLKDHIQLLQVDLQSSEKEKEKLSAALHRVCGVTHDLQDLKTGNKALRRSLSEQEQQPLQMVDSDWKEQYQALLVQLEEAQTLLHKELQASNNTRKRAEQAERELEELKECMESTAMTSDQTKQKSSKLEMQLSELNKIIEEKENMAEIAKIEKEELSRENQDLKRDIERLRKEFDDVQAAPVPMQHPNPYGSSTDPTPNKEQQQEALADSLHSWNPYETPGTATNLEEELSLECRHCHESFPGITQDELELHEHSHRVCPFCMLICDGMEQALYEDHVYSHEV; encoded by the exons ATGGAGAGCTTCGAAACTGCAGCCAACATGGAACTGTCAACAAACTTTTCCCAGGTTGTGTTTCAGGAAATCCCCAACTCATATGTGTCAAATGTTGCCTTGACTTGCTGCTACACTCTGACAGCAGCAATCCAACCAAATCCCAGAGACTGGGTGGGGATATTCAAG GTGGGCTGGAGCACCACAAAGGATTATCACACATTTGTGTGGGTAGAACCATCATTGGATCTGATAGGACTGGAGCCAGTCAGAAAACAAGTGCTTTTTACTG agttgatcaggctgttgattgtgcccTGTGGAATGTTGACccgctcctcttcaatggctgtgcgaagttgctggatattggcggggcCTGGAACAcgcgtcgatccagagcatcccaaatatgCTCAAATGGGTGACATTtctg CATACTACTTGCCAAAGGATGACTCAGCGTTCTATCAGTTCTGCTATGTTGATAGCCATGGCCAAGTGAGAGGAGCCAGCACCCCCTTCTGTTTTAAAACCCCAGGGGAACAAGGCACAGACTGCAGCCTTGAAAATGACCTCTTGGTTATCATAACTCAG GAAAAGGTAGAGCAacgtgagagggagaaagaagagctGGTCATGGAGTTGGGGAAACTGAAAGAACAAAATGAGACTCTGAGAAGTGCTCTGAAAGAGCAACAGCAAGAGATTGATCACCTCAAG CTGTCAAATGAggaactgtaccaggcagatgggaACACGGAGAATGCAAGAAAGCATGAAGAACTGAcacagaacactaaactaatggaTGACTTACACAGAGGGCAGGAG GAAGAGGTGGAAAaaagtgagagggagaaagaagagctGACCATGGAGTTGGGGCAACTGAAAGAGCAAAATGAGACTCTGACATGTGCCCTAAAGGAGCAGAAACAAGAGATTGATCACCTCAAG GAATCCAAAAAGGAACTGGTACAGTTAGTGAGCAAACTGGAGCAACAGCAAGAGAATACTAGAGAGCATGAAGAACTGGCACAGAATGCCAAATCATTGGATGAAtcacagagaggacaggag TCTCTGACCCCTATTTGTGAGAAATATGAAAGAGCGTTGATCAAGATCAAACAGCTAAAGAAAGAACGAGAGGTGTTAAGAGGAAAGGTTGAGGTCCAAAGTGTGGAGATCTCACA GCTGAGCCCAAGGCTCAAAGAATCTGAGCGGGAGTCACACAGACTGAAGGCTCACATTCAGCTTTTACAG GAGGATCTCCAGAGCAGTAAGAAAGAGAAGAAGTGTTCTGCCCTAAAGGAGCAACAGCAAGAG GAATCCAAAGAGGAACTGTTACGGGTAGTGAgcaaactggagcagcagcaacaGAATACTAGAGAGCATGAAGAACTGGCGCAGAATGCCAAATCAATGGGTGAAtcacagagaggacaggag TCTCTGACAACTATTTGTGAGAAATATGAACAAGCGTTGATCAAGATCAAACAGCTTAAGAAGGAGCGAGAGGAGTTGAAAGGAAAGATTGAGGTCCAAAGTGTGGAAATTGCACC GCTGAGCCCAAGGCTCAAAGAATCTGAGCAGGAGTCCCACAAACTGAAGGATCATATTCAGCTTCTACAG GTGGATCTCCAGAGCagtgagaaagagaaggagaagctTTCTGCAGCACTGCACAGAGTGTGTGGTGTCACACATGATCTACAGGACCTGAAGACTGGGAACAAGGCATTACGTAGAAGCCTGTCAGAGCAGGAGCAGCAGCCACTGCAGATGGTGGACAGTGATTGGAAG GAGCAATACCAAGCCCTTCTTGTTCAGCTGGAGGAGGCTCAGACACTGTTGCACAAGGAGTTGCAGGCTTCCAACAATACCCGCAAACGTGCAGAGCAAGCAGAAAGGGAACTGGAGGAGCTCAAGGAGTGCATGGAGAGCACGGCCATGACGTCTGATCAGACAAAGCAGAAGAGCAGCAAACTAGAG ATGCAACTTTCAGAGTTAAACAAAATCATTGAGGAGAAAGAAAACATGGCAGAGATCGCTAAAATAGAGAAAGAGGAGTTGTCCAGAGAGAATCAg GATCTCAAAAGAGATATTGAAAGACTTCGCAAGGAATTTGATGACGTCCAGGCTGCTCCAGTGCCCATGCAGCATCCCAACCCTTATGGCTCTTCAACTGACCCTACCCCCAATAAGGAGCAGCAGCAAGAGGCACTGGCTGACTCTCTCCATTCTTGGAACCCATATGAAACCCCAG GCACGGCTACAAACCTGGAGGAAGAG TTGTCCTTGGAGTGTCGTCACTGCCATGAGTCCTTCCCTGGCATCACCCAAGACGAGCTGGAGCTGCACGAGCACAGCCACAGAGTGTGCCCCTTCTGCATGCTCATCTGTGACGGAATGGAACAGGCTTTATATGAAGACCACGTCTACAGCCATGAGGTGTAG
- the LOC135524006 gene encoding tax1-binding protein 1-like isoform X7 yields the protein MESFETAANMELSTNFSQVVFQEIPNSYVSNVALTCCYTLTAAIQPNPRDWVGIFKVGWSTTKDYHTFVWVEPSLDLIGLEPVRKQVLFTELIRLLIVPCGMLTRSSSMAVRSCWILAGPGTRVDPEHPKYAQMGDISAYYLPKDDSAFYQFCYVDSHGQVRGASTPFCFKTPGEQGTDCSLENDLLVIITQEKVEQREREKEELVMELGKLKEQNETLRSALKEQQQEIDHLKLSNEELYQADGNTENARKHEELTQNTKLMDDLHRGQEEEVEKSEREKEELTMELGQLKEQNETLTCALKEQKQEIDHLKESKKELVQLVSKLEQQQENTREHEELAQNAKSLDESQRGQESLTPICEKYERALIKIKQLKKEREVLRGKVEVQSVEISQLSPRLKESERESHRLKAHIQLLQEDLQSSKKEKKCSALKEQQQEVDLQSSEKEKEKLSAALHRVCGVTHDLQDLKTGNKALRRSLSEQEQQPLQMVDSDWKEQYQALLVQLEEAQTLLHKELQASNNTRKRAEQAERELEELKECMESTAMTSDQTKQKSSKLEMQLSELNKIIEEKENMAEIAKIEKEELSRENQDLKRDIERLRKEFDDVQAAPVPMQHPNPYGSSTDPTPNKEQQQEALADSLHSWNPYETPGTATNLEEELSLECRHCHESFPGITQDELELHEHSHRVCPFCMLICDGMEQALYEDHVYSHEV from the exons ATGGAGAGCTTCGAAACTGCAGCCAACATGGAACTGTCAACAAACTTTTCCCAGGTTGTGTTTCAGGAAATCCCCAACTCATATGTGTCAAATGTTGCCTTGACTTGCTGCTACACTCTGACAGCAGCAATCCAACCAAATCCCAGAGACTGGGTGGGGATATTCAAG GTGGGCTGGAGCACCACAAAGGATTATCACACATTTGTGTGGGTAGAACCATCATTGGATCTGATAGGACTGGAGCCAGTCAGAAAACAAGTGCTTTTTACTG agttgatcaggctgttgattgtgcccTGTGGAATGTTGACccgctcctcttcaatggctgtgcgaagttgctggatattggcggggcCTGGAACAcgcgtcgatccagagcatcccaaatatgCTCAAATGGGTGACATTtctg CATACTACTTGCCAAAGGATGACTCAGCGTTCTATCAGTTCTGCTATGTTGATAGCCATGGCCAAGTGAGAGGAGCCAGCACCCCCTTCTGTTTTAAAACCCCAGGGGAACAAGGCACAGACTGCAGCCTTGAAAATGACCTCTTGGTTATCATAACTCAG GAAAAGGTAGAGCAacgtgagagggagaaagaagagctGGTCATGGAGTTGGGGAAACTGAAAGAACAAAATGAGACTCTGAGAAGTGCTCTGAAAGAGCAACAGCAAGAGATTGATCACCTCAAG CTGTCAAATGAggaactgtaccaggcagatgggaACACGGAGAATGCAAGAAAGCATGAAGAACTGAcacagaacactaaactaatggaTGACTTACACAGAGGGCAGGAG GAAGAGGTGGAAAaaagtgagagggagaaagaagagctGACCATGGAGTTGGGGCAACTGAAAGAGCAAAATGAGACTCTGACATGTGCCCTAAAGGAGCAGAAACAAGAGATTGATCACCTCAAG GAATCCAAAAAGGAACTGGTACAGTTAGTGAGCAAACTGGAGCAACAGCAAGAGAATACTAGAGAGCATGAAGAACTGGCACAGAATGCCAAATCATTGGATGAAtcacagagaggacaggag TCTCTGACCCCTATTTGTGAGAAATATGAAAGAGCGTTGATCAAGATCAAACAGCTAAAGAAAGAACGAGAGGTGTTAAGAGGAAAGGTTGAGGTCCAAAGTGTGGAGATCTCACA GCTGAGCCCAAGGCTCAAAGAATCTGAGCGGGAGTCACACAGACTGAAGGCTCACATTCAGCTTTTACAG GAGGATCTCCAGAGCAGTAAGAAAGAGAAGAAGTGTTCTGCCCTAAAGGAGCAACAGCAAGAG GTGGATCTCCAGAGCagtgagaaagagaaggagaagctTTCTGCAGCACTGCACAGAGTGTGTGGTGTCACACATGATCTACAGGACCTGAAGACTGGGAACAAGGCATTACGTAGAAGCCTGTCAGAGCAGGAGCAGCAGCCACTGCAGATGGTGGACAGTGATTGGAAG GAGCAATACCAAGCCCTTCTTGTTCAGCTGGAGGAGGCTCAGACACTGTTGCACAAGGAGTTGCAGGCTTCCAACAATACCCGCAAACGTGCAGAGCAAGCAGAAAGGGAACTGGAGGAGCTCAAGGAGTGCATGGAGAGCACGGCCATGACGTCTGATCAGACAAAGCAGAAGAGCAGCAAACTAGAG ATGCAACTTTCAGAGTTAAACAAAATCATTGAGGAGAAAGAAAACATGGCAGAGATCGCTAAAATAGAGAAAGAGGAGTTGTCCAGAGAGAATCAg GATCTCAAAAGAGATATTGAAAGACTTCGCAAGGAATTTGATGACGTCCAGGCTGCTCCAGTGCCCATGCAGCATCCCAACCCTTATGGCTCTTCAACTGACCCTACCCCCAATAAGGAGCAGCAGCAAGAGGCACTGGCTGACTCTCTCCATTCTTGGAACCCATATGAAACCCCAG GCACGGCTACAAACCTGGAGGAAGAG TTGTCCTTGGAGTGTCGTCACTGCCATGAGTCCTTCCCTGGCATCACCCAAGACGAGCTGGAGCTGCACGAGCACAGCCACAGAGTGTGCCCCTTCTGCATGCTCATCTGTGACGGAATGGAACAGGCTTTATATGAAGACCACGTCTACAGCCATGAGGTGTAG
- the LOC135524006 gene encoding tax1-binding protein 1 homolog isoform X9 — MGDISAYYLPKDDSAFYQFCYVDSHGQVRGASTPFCFKTPGEQGTDCSLENDLLVIITQEKVEQREREKEELVMELGKLKEQNETLRSALKEQQQEIDHLKLSNEELYQADGNTENARKHEELTQNTKLMDDLHRGQEEEVEKSEREKEELTMELGQLKEQNETLTCALKEQKQEIDHLKESKKELVQLVSKLEQQQENTREHEELAQNAKSLDESQRGQESLTPICEKYERALIKIKQLKKEREVLRGKVEVQSVEISQLSPRLKESERESHRLKAHIQLLQEDLQSSKKEKKCSALKEQQQEESKEELLRVVSKLEQQQQNTREHEELAQNAKSMGESQRGQESLTTICEKYEQALIKIKQLKKEREELKGKIEVQSVEIAPLSPRLKESEQESHKLKDHIQLLQVNKLRKVDLQSSEKEKEKLSAALHRVCGVTHDLQDLKTGNKALRRSLSEQEQQPLQMVDSDWKEQYQALLVQLEEAQTLLHKELQASNNTRKRAEQAERELEELKECMESTAMTSDQTKQKSSKLEMQLSELNKIIEEKENMAEIAKIEKEELSRENQDLKRDIERLRKEFDDVQAAPVPMQHPNPYGSSTDPTPNKEQQQEALADSLHSWNPYETPGTATNLEEELSLECRHCHESFPGITQDELELHEHSHRVCPFCMLICDGMEQALYEDHVYSHEV, encoded by the exons ATGGGTGACATTtctg CATACTACTTGCCAAAGGATGACTCAGCGTTCTATCAGTTCTGCTATGTTGATAGCCATGGCCAAGTGAGAGGAGCCAGCACCCCCTTCTGTTTTAAAACCCCAGGGGAACAAGGCACAGACTGCAGCCTTGAAAATGACCTCTTGGTTATCATAACTCAG GAAAAGGTAGAGCAacgtgagagggagaaagaagagctGGTCATGGAGTTGGGGAAACTGAAAGAACAAAATGAGACTCTGAGAAGTGCTCTGAAAGAGCAACAGCAAGAGATTGATCACCTCAAG CTGTCAAATGAggaactgtaccaggcagatgggaACACGGAGAATGCAAGAAAGCATGAAGAACTGAcacagaacactaaactaatggaTGACTTACACAGAGGGCAGGAG GAAGAGGTGGAAAaaagtgagagggagaaagaagagctGACCATGGAGTTGGGGCAACTGAAAGAGCAAAATGAGACTCTGACATGTGCCCTAAAGGAGCAGAAACAAGAGATTGATCACCTCAAG GAATCCAAAAAGGAACTGGTACAGTTAGTGAGCAAACTGGAGCAACAGCAAGAGAATACTAGAGAGCATGAAGAACTGGCACAGAATGCCAAATCATTGGATGAAtcacagagaggacaggag TCTCTGACCCCTATTTGTGAGAAATATGAAAGAGCGTTGATCAAGATCAAACAGCTAAAGAAAGAACGAGAGGTGTTAAGAGGAAAGGTTGAGGTCCAAAGTGTGGAGATCTCACA GCTGAGCCCAAGGCTCAAAGAATCTGAGCGGGAGTCACACAGACTGAAGGCTCACATTCAGCTTTTACAG GAGGATCTCCAGAGCAGTAAGAAAGAGAAGAAGTGTTCTGCCCTAAAGGAGCAACAGCAAGAG GAATCCAAAGAGGAACTGTTACGGGTAGTGAgcaaactggagcagcagcaacaGAATACTAGAGAGCATGAAGAACTGGCGCAGAATGCCAAATCAATGGGTGAAtcacagagaggacaggag TCTCTGACAACTATTTGTGAGAAATATGAACAAGCGTTGATCAAGATCAAACAGCTTAAGAAGGAGCGAGAGGAGTTGAAAGGAAAGATTGAGGTCCAAAGTGTGGAAATTGCACC GCTGAGCCCAAGGCTCAAAGAATCTGAGCAGGAGTCCCACAAACTGAAGGATCATATTCAGCTTCTACAGGTCAACAAACTCCGCAAA GTGGATCTCCAGAGCagtgagaaagagaaggagaagctTTCTGCAGCACTGCACAGAGTGTGTGGTGTCACACATGATCTACAGGACCTGAAGACTGGGAACAAGGCATTACGTAGAAGCCTGTCAGAGCAGGAGCAGCAGCCACTGCAGATGGTGGACAGTGATTGGAAG GAGCAATACCAAGCCCTTCTTGTTCAGCTGGAGGAGGCTCAGACACTGTTGCACAAGGAGTTGCAGGCTTCCAACAATACCCGCAAACGTGCAGAGCAAGCAGAAAGGGAACTGGAGGAGCTCAAGGAGTGCATGGAGAGCACGGCCATGACGTCTGATCAGACAAAGCAGAAGAGCAGCAAACTAGAG ATGCAACTTTCAGAGTTAAACAAAATCATTGAGGAGAAAGAAAACATGGCAGAGATCGCTAAAATAGAGAAAGAGGAGTTGTCCAGAGAGAATCAg GATCTCAAAAGAGATATTGAAAGACTTCGCAAGGAATTTGATGACGTCCAGGCTGCTCCAGTGCCCATGCAGCATCCCAACCCTTATGGCTCTTCAACTGACCCTACCCCCAATAAGGAGCAGCAGCAAGAGGCACTGGCTGACTCTCTCCATTCTTGGAACCCATATGAAACCCCAG GCACGGCTACAAACCTGGAGGAAGAG TTGTCCTTGGAGTGTCGTCACTGCCATGAGTCCTTCCCTGGCATCACCCAAGACGAGCTGGAGCTGCACGAGCACAGCCACAGAGTGTGCCCCTTCTGCATGCTCATCTGTGACGGAATGGAACAGGCTTTATATGAAGACCACGTCTACAGCCATGAGGTGTAG